The Syntrophales bacterium region GCTTCTCAAATTCCCTGGGGCTTAGGATGCTTATGCCCTCATAATTCTTCAAGACCAATAAGTCTTCATCTCCGGTAACGACGTAGTCTGCAACAGCATCTCTGGCACAGGCCAGAATCAGGTCGTCATCCAAATCCCTGCAGATGGGCACAATCGAATCAGTCTGTCCGAGAATATCTTGCGCTGCCGCAGAAAGAATAGTCAGTGCTTCGGACATTTCATGAGGAGAGGCAGCAAATTTTTTCTTAAGGACACGCTTAAATTCATGAAGTATTTCATCGCATAAAATCATGTCGAAATCCCGCCTGCGTGCCCGGATAAGGAGCTTGACACAGATTCCCTCCGTGAGGAAGGCTGCGATAAGAACGTTCGTATCGAAAACTGCCTTCACGATACCGCCTTAAAGACATCCTCTTCAGTAACAACACCGGCAGCCTTAGCCTTGGGGGAGAGTTTCTTCCTTATATTGCGGAACTTCGTTTCCCACAGAAACAATCCCAATGATTCCTTTACAATGTCGCTCTTGTTCCTGCCCATTGCTTTGGCAATGGCTTCAAGTTCCGCAGCCATGTTATCCGGCAAGCTTACCGACAAGACGGTTCTCATATTTTTTACCTCCTGCACTACAATACACTACATACATGATTACATCAAGCAGATTTTTTTAGACATTGCAAGTAAGGCAAACCTGAATATCGATCATTCCGTCCTTTACAGACAGAACGGCTTCACAGGCTTTTTCCGGCAGGCTGAAGACGAGTTCCTCAATGCTGATCGTTCCGGCTTCCATCTGCGCCAGTAATTCTGTGGGGTCATGGTTGAAGACTGCGCGGCAGGAAGGCGGGGCCTGGCGGTCCGGCTCTGTCGTTTGGGCATCAATCAGTTTGGCAGCGTAGCCGAAGTAGCTGATGATGTCCGCGGCGA contains the following coding sequences:
- a CDS encoding putative toxin-antitoxin system toxin component, PIN family, translated to MKAVFDTNVLIAAFLTEGICVKLLIRARRRDFDMILCDEILHEFKRVLKKKFAASPHEMSEALTILSAAAQDILGQTDSIVPICRDLDDDLILACARDAVADYVVTGDEDLLVLKNYEGISILSPREFEKLFPD
- a CDS encoding ribbon-helix-helix domain-containing protein — its product is MRTVLSVSLPDNMAAELEAIAKAMGRNKSDIVKESLGLFLWETKFRNIRKKLSPKAKAAGVVTEEDVFKAVS